The Komagataeibacter sp. FNDCR2 nucleotide sequence CGGCGGCGGCCCCGGCAAGGTTGCCGATGGCGTAGCCGATGGGCACGGTCACGATGGCGATGGTGGGAACGGTGTTGGCGGGGGAGCCGAACAGCACGTCCAGCAGGTGGGGGTCCTGATGATGGTCGAAGTGGATGCGCTTCCACAGCGATGCGCTCCATTTCATGCGGTAGAGAAACCGGCCATGCAGGATGAAGCGATGAATCCCGTACCATACCAGTGGGTAGACGAGCATGACCGCCACTATGCTGATCGCGACCGGAAGCAGTGAGGTATGGGCATACACCATGATCGCATAACTGATGATGGCGAGGGCGAAATACAGCATGATGGTGGGGTAGGTCAGATAGGCAATCCAGAGCTGACGAAGGTTCATCTTGCCCAGGTCGAAGCTTCGGCCCGTACGGATGGAACTGTTCTTCAGGGTGTTCGTAATCATCGCTCTTCGATCCTCAGTAGCACGGTAATGACGCCAAGGATGAAAATCAGAATCCCGACGCATATTGCCATAAGAGAGGGCAAGGTTCCCGCATTGCCCAGGGCGCGCAGAAGTCCCTGGAACACCACAAATAGCAGACCCGCGCCCAGACACCATATCGGAAGCCAGCTACGCGCACCGGCACGGGGGGGGATATAGACCACTGGCACCGCCAGTAACAGCATAACCGTAAATGTCACGGGTAACATGATGCGTCCCAGTATTTCCGTCAGGAAAAAGGACGGGGACTGGCTGGAGGCAAGCGTGCCCCGCTGTTCATCAAGCATGGTGCCGATCGACTGGGTGAAGCTGACCGTAAGCTGCATGATGTAGCCGGGGGTGAGGGACGCGGGCCAGTCCACCCGCACGACCTGGCCCGGCGGGACGTCCAGCAGGTCAACGCGCGTCGGGCTGATCACGCTCAGGATGCGCGATGGCGTGCCATACCAATGCCCATGCACGTAGTGCATATCAGCCAGTGTCGTGACCTTCTGCAGCAGGGACTGCCGGTCACGGTGGTAGACGGTCACGTTTTTCATGTGCGTGCCGCCACTATCCAGATAGTTGATGTTGATCAGGTCGTCACGCGAACGGATCCAGTAATTGCGCCATGTATCCCCGGCATTGGGGGACGTGCG carries:
- a CDS encoding LptF/LptG family permease — protein: MKHRLRMACGTVLIGYLSRELLGKVFTTTAIVVALMEILALLEQVTEIMHRHLGLSGVLYYAVMHLPLLFGNAMPIAVLIGSLLTLLQLTTSNEISIMRAAGLSTPGLIKLFLPTILALGVLSGIVDDQVTPRSELALAQWWNRTSPNAGDTWRNYWIRSRDDLININYLDSGGTHMKNVTVYHRDRQSLLQKVTTLADMHYVHGHWYGTPSRILSVISPTRVDLLDVPPGQVVRVDWPASLTPGYIMQLTVSFTQSIGTMLDEQRGTLASSQSPSFFLTEILGRIMLPVTFTVMLLLAVPVVYIPPRAGARSWLPIWCLGAGLLFVVFQGLLRALGNAGTLPSLMAICVGILIFILGVITVLLRIEER
- a CDS encoding sterol desaturase family protein; protein product: MITNTLKNSSIRTGRSFDLGKMNLRQLWIAYLTYPTIMLYFALAIISYAIMVYAHTSLLPVAISIVAVMLVYPLVWYGIHRFILHGRFLYRMKWSASLWKRIHFDHHQDPHLLDVLFGSPANTVPTIAIVTVPIGYAIGNLAGAAAAFGAGLTITCIYEFFHCIQHLNYKPRMSWIQRMKQRHVLHHFHNENGNYGITSFVADRLFGSYYVDARSFPRSPSVFNLGYDVKEAQQYPWVMEETGAPPRDRPDGANVTRNAA